The sequence TGGCTGTCGCGGCTTCGAAGTGGAACGATATTGTGTATATTTGCGGGAGCTTGATTATCATGGGCTTAACCTGCTTGGTTAGCGGAATAATCAGCAATGAGGCTTTTTTCGTCTTTGTCATATTGTCGTTTCTGATAGGAGCGGCTGCCCCTTTCTTTAACGGGCCGTATATGGCCATGATTCAGAGGGCGTATGAGCCTGCGATGCTGGGCCGCGTTATTTCGCTTGTTACCAGCGTGATGCTGCTCGCCTCACCGATCGGATTGCTGCTGGCTGGACCAATCGTAGACAAGTATGGCGTTCAAGCGTGGTTTTTCTGGTCAGGGGTCGTTGTTGTGTTGACCGGGATTTTTCTGCTGACCCAATTCAAGCGATTGCAGATAAACGAAGCCTCTGCTTAATGTTGTTTGCATTGTGAATAAATAACTCCCAAAGGCTGCCGGCATCTTGCCGGCAGCCTTTGTTGCAACTAATCGTTTCAAAATTGTAGAAGGCATAGACTTCCATTGTGATAACTCCGGACTCTCAATTTCAAGGAGCATTATCATTCATCAGCCAGGCGTGTATTTCAACCGAACGTTCGCATAAATGCATATCCCTGTTAAAGAAAAAAAGTAAACGCTCCCGTGGCGTGACTTTTGACTCAATCCTCCTAACTGGATGAATGATCGTCTGGCATATAACGACGCTTAAAATGAACTGATTAGGCTTGTAGTATCGCGGTTGTAAGTCAGCGGCAGGATTGCATAAAGTCCATTCTAGTTCATTAAGTAAAACTTGGGACTAATGAATTATGGGAAAATTGTAATATAAAGCCGATAAAAGAGAAAGTATTGCTTTTATATATTTTATTAGGACAAGGAGTTTTGAAATGAACAGCTGCTATGGATTTGCCAGAAAGACCCTCTTTACCCTGCTTGTCTTCGTTTTGGCACTTACCGAAGTCACAGTGGGACGTGCAAAAGCTGAAGGAGTAGTAGCAGCTCCGTCTGATGATGCTTATGTGTATTATGTATCTAACGGGGATCTGTACCGGGTGCGAACCGATGGAAGCCCCGCGCAGAAAATTCGCGAAAATTTCGACGGAGTGAAGCTGAAGCCTGCGGGCAATTATTTGTACTATTTGTATGATGCCACATCCACGACATTGCTTCGCTTGTCACTAACAGATGACAAAGCCAAAATTTCTAATTTTGGCGGAGACAAAAGGATACTTCATTACATAACAGAGGGCGACCTTATTTATTACATGGATGACAAGGGTGGAATTTACCGCGCATCGGCCAACGCCGAGAGATCTACAGACGGTACCTTGATTGCCGATATGGCGGATACGAACTTCCCTCGATTTACGGTAGTGAGCGGCAGAGTTTATTATAATGCGCTGAAGAATGGGCGCACCTGGGTGGCTTCCAAAGCGGCAGACGGCAGCGGAACTGTTCAATGGATTGCCAGCGGAGCCTTTCCGGGTGATTATTTTGCGCATACATACAATAACACGCTTTACCTGATGGTGGATACTAAGCCTGCTGAAACCACGTATTCTTTGAACAGTATGGTGCTATACACGCTGCCAGCAGGCGGCGGTAATGCCAGAGCTGTTAATGCAAAAGCTCCTCTGGACGCGAATTCGGTATTGTCCGGCTCATGGGCAGGAGATTATTATTTGTTCAATAAAGGGATTCGTCTTGACTCTAACGATGATTATGACTATTCCAAAGGCAAAGGCATTCTCATGGATAGAACCGGCAAATTCATAACCTTGAATCAAACCGGCGTGTATGAAATAGTCAATCTGGGATCGAACAAATTCGCTTATGTGGATGGTAAAGATAAGGCTTATGTCAGCACGATTGCCAATGGGAAAGTAACGAGCACCAAGAAGCTTCCTTTAGCGAATGTCGGATATGTCCGTAATTTAATGAATGGTGGAAAAGTAAGATCGACCGTGCTGTTTGCCGAAAGCGGAGCGTATGTGCTCAATTCAAACTTAACGCTGACCAAGATGGTTGGCGTGGAATGGGATTTGTGCGTATATGAAGACGATATCGCTGGGATTTTCTATATAAATGCGAGTGATAACGGCCGTTTGTACCGGATGAGCGAGGACGGTAAGACGACTGTGAAGTTGTCCGATGATAAGGTATCCCGTATTGTGTTGATCTCCAAGAACTAAAATTAAGCAAGGATGCGCATCTAGGGGTTGTCTTCTAGGTCATCAATAATGACGAAAGGATGGCCCCTTTTTATGTACGCAAGGCATTTTAGCCAATTTGCGGCAACGATTAATACTAGCGGAGGATAATTATTGTGCAAATTTTGAAAAAATCTGGTTTGCTGGCTGGGATTTTGGGTTTTCTTCTAATGTTATCGGCATGTTCTTCTCTCCAAACGCAGAGAGCGGCCGAGACGAAATCAGAAGCGGCGGATACGGGAACGAAGACGGATGGGGCAACGGCTTCAGCGGCAGCTAAAGAAGCGGGATCTGATGAATCCGAGAATCTTACTGACACCGACAAGCTCAATCTGGAAATGGCAAAGTACAACGCTTATGTCGATCTTAATAATTTTATGACCAGCCGTATGCAAGATGTGCTTAATGATTACTTTGAAGAGTTCGGAGACGGGAATCAGCCTAAGATCGAAAAGCATTTTAGCGGCTCCCTGCTCTCTATTTCGGATAACGATAAGGATACAATGAACCGGGCTTTTGATTATGCGGATAAGGAACCTGCATTTGATGCGGTTGATACGGCCATAGTTCAACTGGAGCCTGCGATTAAGAAATTGACGGCTGTTCTGGGCGAAGCTTATGATTATTACGATGTAAAAGGGTATGTGGATGATAAATTTGCCAAAGGCAAGCAGCTGCATACACAAATCGTAACTGCTTATAAGGCTTATGAAAAAGCGGGGAATGTGTTTTTTGACGCTATGAATGATTTAGGGCAGAAACGTACGCAAGCCGAGTTGAAGGAATTGCTTAAGAACGATGAACAAATCAGGTATTCGATCTTGACTTTTATGCTTGATGCGGAAGCTCTGTCTGATGTAATGGAGCAGCAGGAGATATATGCCGACAATATCTTGAAACTTGATCTGAAACCCTTTAAAGAAAAATACAAGGTGCTGATCGCCGATCTTCAAAATATCGATAAATATGCGACAGACAAAGCGCGAATAAAGACAGAAGGTTTCAGAGAGTACGCGCTAGAGAGTTATGTTGAT is a genomic window of Paenibacillus durus ATCC 35681 containing:
- a CDS encoding DUF5050 domain-containing protein, producing the protein MNSCYGFARKTLFTLLVFVLALTEVTVGRAKAEGVVAAPSDDAYVYYVSNGDLYRVRTDGSPAQKIRENFDGVKLKPAGNYLYYLYDATSTTLLRLSLTDDKAKISNFGGDKRILHYITEGDLIYYMDDKGGIYRASANAERSTDGTLIADMADTNFPRFTVVSGRVYYNALKNGRTWVASKAADGSGTVQWIASGAFPGDYFAHTYNNTLYLMVDTKPAETTYSLNSMVLYTLPAGGGNARAVNAKAPLDANSVLSGSWAGDYYLFNKGIRLDSNDDYDYSKGKGILMDRTGKFITLNQTGVYEIVNLGSNKFAYVDGKDKAYVSTIANGKVTSTKKLPLANVGYVRNLMNGGKVRSTVLFAESGAYVLNSNLTLTKMVGVEWDLCVYEDDIAGIFYINASDNGRLYRMSEDGKTTVKLSDDKVSRIVLISKN
- a CDS encoding YiiG family protein, producing the protein MQILKKSGLLAGILGFLLMLSACSSLQTQRAAETKSEAADTGTKTDGATASAAAKEAGSDESENLTDTDKLNLEMAKYNAYVDLNNFMTSRMQDVLNDYFEEFGDGNQPKIEKHFSGSLLSISDNDKDTMNRAFDYADKEPAFDAVDTAIVQLEPAIKKLTAVLGEAYDYYDVKGYVDDKFAKGKQLHTQIVTAYKAYEKAGNVFFDAMNDLGQKRTQAELKELLKNDEQIRYSILTFMLDAEALSDVMEQQEIYADNILKLDLKPFKEKYKVLIADLQNIDKYATDKARIKTEGFREYALESYVDAAKEVKVAATNIIERVNNKEPVDEFDLNSSFFRKNEDGTPENYNDKLSILIDKYNQLNQ